Proteins from a genomic interval of Musa acuminata AAA Group cultivar baxijiao chromosome BXJ1-9, Cavendish_Baxijiao_AAA, whole genome shotgun sequence:
- the LOC135594386 gene encoding mannose/glucose-specific lectin-like: protein MASNQIKTAAHARGGVPKCPCDNESRWAMEPADKINGISIGAASCVNSIKITFDIDGTTRVTPRYGGPGGELFQFSLMQDEYLTSVSGYVKHDCSEFPCVSQLTFTTNLAKTYGPYGGGGGTFFEVNVEYDEIKGFFGHATEEYLTAFGVYVMLA from the exons ATG GCTTCCAACCAGATCAAGACGGCCGCGCATGCCCGAGGGGGCGTCCCCAAATGTCCATGCGACAACGAGTCTCGTTGGGCCATGGAACCTGCAGACAAAATCAATGGCATCAGCATTGGGGCTGCTTCATGCGTAAACTCCATTAAGATAACCTTCGACATCGACGGAACCACTCGCGTAACTCCCAGATATGGAGGCCCCGGCGGTGAACTATTCCAG TTTAGTCTCATGCAAGATGAATACCTCACCTCCGTTTCTGGGTATGTCAAACACGACTGTTCTGAATTTCCATGTGTATCTCAACTCACGTTTACCACCAATCTTGCAAAGACATACGGTCCATATGGAGGTGGGGGTGGAACCTTTTTCGAAGTCAATGTAGAATATGACGAGATTAAGGGCTTCTTTGGTCATGCAACTGAAGAGTATCTCACTGCATTTGGAGTCTACGTGATGCTGGCTTAG
- the LOC135594387 gene encoding jacalin-related lectin 3-like gives MASNQIKTAAHARGGVPKRPCGNESRWSMEPADKITGISIGAASCVNSIKITFDIDGTPRVTPRYGGPGGELFQFSLMQDEYLTSVSGYVKHDCSEFPCVSQLTFTTNLGKTYGPYGGGGGTFFEVNVEYDEIKGFFGQATTEYLTAFGVYVMLA, from the exons ATG GCTTCCAACCAGATCAAGACGGCCGCGCATGCCCGAGGGGGCGTCCCCAAACGTCCATGCGGCAACGAGTCTCGTTGGTCCATGGAACCTGCAGACAAAATCACAGGCATCAGCATTGGCGCTGCTTCATGCGTAAACTCCATTAAGATAACCTTCGACATCGACGGAACCCCTCGCGTAACTCCCAGATATGGAGGCCCCGGCGGTGAACTATTCCAG TTTAGTCTCATGCAAGATGAATACCTCACCTCCGTTTCTGGGTATGTCAAACACGACTGTTCTGAATTTCCATGTGTGTCTCAGCTCACGTTTACCACCAATCTTGGAAAGACATACGGTCCATATGGAGGTGGGGGTGGAACCTTTTTTGAAGTCAACGTAGAATATGACGAGATTAAGGGCTTCTTTGGACAAGCAACTACAGAGTATCTCACTGCATTTGGAGTCTACGTGATGCTGGCTTAG